The genomic window TTCAGTCACCAAACATCAATGGTTGCAAAAACAGTCCACCTGTGCCCAGGACGCAGACCAGTACAAACACCCAGAGGAAGATGCGGTCAATTACCATGGCAACATATTTCCAGTCATTTTGGATCTAAAGATGAAGAAGAACATCTGAATCAGTACTATCTTATACAATGTACACTTTGTGTCTGTAACTTTCCTAAAGGTTTTATAATGTGGACTATAATGTGGAATTCACTCCAAACAATCTTAGTTCTGTTTCTGAAATGTCACATAAAGTTATTGGGGGGATTTATTATGTTCTGTGCCTGGTGCAGATCAGCCAAAAGATGATTAAATCCCCTGGAATTTTCCAATCTCCACCACTCTCGCCACACTCACAATCCTGCACCGCAACGCTCCTGGCTGCTATCTGTAGCCGCTGACTGTGGCTCATAGTTGGCATGAACCAATCATTGACAGCTATTTAACCACTTAAATACCACTGTCAAAACTAATAGCAGCATATGATGTGATCATGGCAAGCCGATCCATCGTACTtactgcccaggtcctcttctggtTTCCTGCGATGTCCCAGCTAGACTATTGCTTCAGGCTATCTGCAGCAGCCTGAGGCAATTGAGCTACAATAACATAGatcatatgtactgcatagatgcctataagcaatcatggtattgctcataagAGTCCCCCTAGGGGTCTATaagttagtgtaaaaaaaaaaaaaaaaaaggtgtgtcattgcaaagtacaattggtgtctcaAAAGATAAAATGTATATGGTTCTGTAGAAAAAATAATGCAAGCACTATAGCCTTttaaacaaaagtgcaaaagttAAAATTGTCTTGGTCCATAAGAAGTTGAGGTTGACAAGAAACCTGGCAACCTAATCATTATAAACAAAGATATGAATGGACACAGAGTCTTGTATCAATGTAAATAAAGCATTCAGTGCATCTAAGAAATCTTTTACCGTCCTACAAGAAGGGATCTATTATAGACTACTAGCTCATGGGGCttgttttgccttcttctggaccAATGTTCCAGAATATTAGGTTGAAGTTAAACACTGACTCATTTTAATTTCCTTTCAGACACATTTCAGTCCATAACACACTGAAATAGATCAGGACATTTCCACTAATAAGGTTGCTGGATTTTGGCATTAACAACAAGTGGGGTTGAAAGATATATGGCTCACATATAAGCTAATCATTTGTACCACTTATATAATCTAAAGCCCATTATATACCTGGTTGCAGTATAACAGTTTGTTTACGCTGCTGTCTAGTAGCAAGGTCTATAGGTCTGTCCTTGTAAAAGTAGATAACATGACAATCCTACATATGTGTCAAAGTGCAGTCTGTTATCTAAGCAGAtttgtatttatagtataaacaaTAAAAACTCAAATCTCACCTACCACAGACATAACAAAACCCATTCATACTCCATGCTATGTTTGCCGAAATGAATCCAATTGCTCTCTAGTTGTATGTACATTTGTAACGTAGGCATGCACAAGTACACGTACAAATTCACTCTTACCTCTTTGGCTTCATTTTGTATCCTCATGTTCTCTGCGATAAAATGCACATTTTCAATGGCTTCTTTTATCTCTGCAGATAATACTGAATTTGAGAGAACATTGTCCAATGATTCCAAGCTGGAGCCACGAGTAAGGTTGCATGCAATGTCAGATGTATATAATCTTTTCATATGTCCACATGGACAAGAGTTGTCCTGGCAGAAGAACTGGTCATTACAGCTTCTAATCTCAGAACTGCTGATGCTACTTATGTTAAAGCTATCTCCGATGAAATGAGATTTGGATGCATTTAGGTCTTCTTTCGATGGTCTGGTCATTAACATTACTTTAGGAAGCTGCTCTAAGAATATTTTCTTGACCCATTGAGGCATTGTGTGCGTTTTGGGAGTTCTGTAGTGCACATTCAGTACAAATACAGTGATAACAATAGAAAGTGTTACGAATATcatagtaaaaagtaaatattcacCAATCAGAGGAATCACCAAGGAGGTTGAAGGAATAATTTCAGTAATAACCAAGAGAAATACAGTTAGTGATAAAAGGACAGACATACACAATGTAACCTTTTCCCCACAATCTGATGGCAAGTAGAAAACCAAGATTGTTAGGCAGGAAATGAGAAGGCAGGGGATGATGATATAAATGGTGTAGAACAAGGGCAAACGCTTGATGTATAAATAATATGTAATATCCTGGTAGATTTCTGTACAGCAGTTGTATTTAATTTCATGCTTGTAGCCCGGGGCACTGATAATGACCCACTCACCGCTCTCCCAGAATTCTTTCAGGTTCATCTCTGTGCCAATCATAACCAGGTCAATATGTGCTTTATCATATGTCCAAGAGCCAAACTTCATGGTACAGTTCTGATAGTCAAAGGGAAAGTATGTTACATCAATCCAGCAGGAGCTCTTGAATATAGCTGGTGGTATCCATGTTATTTCTCCTGTATGTTTTAATATTGCCTTTGCTTTGTCATCCACCTGAAAGACCCCAACTGCGCTGAAACCATAAAATATTTCAGTCATTGGAAATAAGTTAACAATATTTGTACATGTCTACTGTGGGATATCATATGTAATACATATACAATTATGGTAAGGTTACCCCTATCATGTGCCCTAAGCTGCCATAaagtctccttaaaggggttgtccagcaaaaatctttttctttcaaatcaactgaagtcagaaagttatatagatttgtaatttacttctattaaaaaatctcaagtcttcccatacttattagctgctatatgtcctgcaggaaatgttctttcCTGCTGGACATATAGTACAGATCCCcctaatgcagtagcatagtacaataggctagaattgagaagcagggctgctgtcagaggtctgtgtggacaGCATGACAGGgtctcagcatggaccaatcaggaagtgagaatcacagagctgtgcaggaggacagtgacagaaacttttctatatagcagtgtgcatggcagtgtaagtgcaggcacattatagcaggaaaggagaggatgggaaacacacggactgacaaagactgcaggaagcataaaGTAGgaatgtgtatctgtatatagaaggtgagggagacttcctgggtcagggtacagagctgtagaccccactatgcaggtcatgccccttcccctccctctcccacccagtacagggagctcttaaactaaaacaatgctcttaaaccatatacaattttgaaaaactgtgagctctccttgcaaaacgctcttaaaccaaggtaccactttggTTCCCACCTTTGTGTTTTATCTCAGTAggttagtgtactgtataaaCTACAACTTTAGAGATCCAATCTGCTGGTGAAGATGGACTATAAAGCTCACCGCACTCACATTGCAGACCTGTTAGCAGATGTGTACAGATTTGCATCAGTAGATTTTCCCACAAAAAATATTCTAGGTATGCCCCTATGATCATATGGTCTTACCACATATACATGATActgtaaggtaaaaaaaaaaaaaaatagttacatgTTGTTATTCACGTTTAAGTATAGTGTATAtcagttttaaaaaatgttggTAAGAATGAATAATATGTATTCCCATCTGTTAGCACTGTTATTATGGTGTTTCAGTGATTTAAAGCCAGTGTGCCAAAATACAACTATGAATCATGAAGTCAATCTGGATGTATCACAAGTTCTTGCAACACACAGTCAATGTGACCATTTAAAATAGCTGCTGTGATGACTGGTCAGTAACACACAGACACAAGGACCGCGTGAGACCCTGATGCTGCACCCACCAACTGTTCGCTCCTTTTGGGAAAACTGACTGCTTAAcaggccccaacctgaagactgcagCTACACGGGCTAGGTGcacaaacacaaaacaaggacaggacagacaaaacacaatagaggtcAGCAAACGGGGTTCGCAACAAATGATCTacatgtgcatccattttgatccgtttttccattgaattgcattataaaaaaaggatcaaaatggatccgtcttttttaacatacacaaaaacgtagtatCTATGCTAAAAACTACattgtagctatgccactggtccTAATCATTTTTACCAGCTGGTAATagacccccagggggacttaaattgatctattaaaatataacaattttgtTCCTGCAgaatgaaaaaagtgaaaaagagacaggattgctgattttttgttacattatatagcagaaaaaaattataaagagcGATCAAATGTCCGACCTCCAAAAGTGTCATACTAATAAGAACTAGagctcatggcgcaaaaaaatacatCCCTGTACAGCCCCAtagttaaaaaaatttataaaactgTCACAACAGAGCAATTTAAaacataattatttgcaaaaagaaagtttaaaaaattgtaaatattagaaaagctatgtaaacatgcatattgttgtgttcagactgaggtatacaataaagatatcatgtccattttacagtaaagtgcattatgtagacaatgAAACCCCCAAAAGGTacagaattgcattttttctagTTTCACCCCATAGATAATATTTttttgggttccatcatacattttatggtagattaaagGCCATCATTACCAAGTATACCTGTtcctaaaaaaacaagcccttacatggccctgtagatggagaaataaaagagttatagctcttagaagacaaaaaggaaaaacaaaaatgcaaaaatgaaaattggcctggtccttaatgggttaatcaACTCCTCCAATTGTATTTATAGAAGTATACAATTACATAAATATTATattgtgtttttatatataaaaagtacATTTCCCAATCACTTTTCCCTTATACGCATAGAGTTTTTGTGTGTTACCAAACGAAAAAACACTCAAGTGTAATGTATGATGACAGAGAGTGATTACTTGTTGTAGAGAACTATGTCTGGTTTCCAGATCTGTGAAGAAGGAACTCGAATAAATTCAATTCCTCCATACTCTCTTGGATTCCATTTCAGCTTGTAATCGTTCCATATCTGTAGAAATATGAAAATGTGTGAAGCCACTTTCTATAAACAGTCAGAATGTACTTATTTCTCAGTTCTGTTACCTCAAGGGCAGCAACCTAGCACTTACACAGTACTACAGCTGTGGCTGCCACTTCTATGGGGACACTGTCGTTATTAATGTTATAGTAGCACTGGAGACACTGTTATGGCATAGCTACACATATTGTTAGTGTTAGGGTACTGTGGCTTGCaatattattcagtagcagtaaaTGCTCTTAGTGTTTTTATATCAGTAAATATACAGTTTTATGACTTATTATGTTTTCCAGTGTGTCCTAAAGATTAGAAGGACCTTTACAGGATAATGCTGACATACTGTAAATGTGAATTATAATCTAAGTTGTATTGCATGACTACCTTTCTTACACGCAGAGAATTTCAAAGCTGTGAGAGCGGAGCTatgggggcacggggacaggtaagtatacattctttattatgttacccccttcccccatctgccggtgattttttatttttgcaggactttgcctttaaaggggttctccgttgaaaatcttttctttcaaatgaactggtttcagagagttatatagatttgtaatttacttctatttaaaaatctcaagtcttcccataattatcagctactgtatgccctacaCATAATGCTGTATTCTTTTCGGTCTGACACACTGCCACCTGtgtccgagataggaactgtccagagcaggaaaggttttctatagggatttgctaccgctctgaacagttcctaactcgaaaagaggtggcagcagagagcactgtgtcaaactgaaaagtaaacaccacttcctgtaggacatacagcagctgataagtactggaagacttgagatttttaaatagaagtaaattaccaatctatataactttctgaagccagttgatttgaaagaaaaagatttttgatggagtacctctttaacagcACAAATTGCTGCAGAGTTAACAGGTTATTAACTGTACTGATAACATGCCAaggtgtgtaagggccctattccaccagatgattatcgttcagattatcgttaaatcgttcgaatttaaccgataatcgttcggttgaaatgcagttaacaattaacgaccgaacgagaaatcgttgatcgctttataagacctggacctatttttatcgttgctcgtttgcaaaacattcgcaaatcgttcgcattgaataagacattgtttggtcgttcgcaatagatactaacacaatagcgaataaacagcgaagaaaaaactaacgcaattacgatcataagtaacgattatcgttccatggaaatgagtgaacgttttcaggtttttcgcaatagcggtcgtttgagatcgttaatcgttaacgat from Dendropsophus ebraccatus isolate aDenEbr1 chromosome 1, aDenEbr1.pat, whole genome shotgun sequence includes these protein-coding regions:
- the LOC138777596 gene encoding neuronal acetylcholine receptor subunit alpha-3-like isoform X1 encodes the protein MKWLCTYITLLALSNECICFNAEHKLYKTLFDNYNPYIRPVKNVSDPVTVQFEVSMSQLVKVDEVNQIMETNLWLKHIWNDYKLKWNPREYGGIEFIRVPSSQIWKPDIVLYNNAVGVFQVDDKAKAILKHTGEITWIPPAIFKSSCWIDVTYFPFDYQNCTMKFGSWTYDKAHIDLVMIGTEMNLKEFWESGEWVIISAPGYKHEIKYNCCTEIYQDITYYLYIKRLPLFYTIYIIIPCLLISCLTILVFYLPSDCGEKVTLCMSVLLSLTVFLLVITEIIPSTSLVIPLIGEYLLFTMIFVTLSIVITVFVLNVHYRTPKTHTMPQWVKKIFLEQLPKVMLMTRPSKEDLNASKSHFIGDSFNISSISSSEIRSCNDQFFCQDNSCPCGHMKRLYTSDIACNLTRGSSLESLDNVLSNSVLSAEIKEAIENVHFIAENMRIQNEAKEIQNDWKYVAMVIDRIFLWVFVLVCVLGTGGLFLQPLMFGD
- the LOC138777596 gene encoding neuronal acetylcholine receptor subunit alpha-3-like isoform X4, producing the protein MQIWNDYKLKWNPREYGGIEFIRVPSSQIWKPDIVLYNNAVGVFQVDDKAKAILKHTGEITWIPPAIFKSSCWIDVTYFPFDYQNCTMKFGSWTYDKAHIDLVMIGTEMNLKEFWESGEWVIISAPGYKHEIKYNCCTEIYQDITYYLYIKRLPLFYTIYIIIPCLLISCLTILVFYLPSDCGEKVTLCMSVLLSLTVFLLVITEIIPSTSLVIPLIGEYLLFTMIFVTLSIVITVFVLNVHYRTPKTHTMPQWVKKIFLEQLPKVMLMTRPSKEDLNASKSHFIGDSFNISSISSSEIRSCNDQFFCQDNSCPCGHMKRLYTSDIACNLTRGSSLESLDNVLSNSVLSAEIKEAIENVHFIAENMRIQNEAKEIQNDWKYVAMVIDRIFLWVFVLVCVLGTGGLFLQPLMFGD
- the LOC138777596 gene encoding neuronal acetylcholine receptor subunit alpha-3-like isoform X2; translated protein: MKWLCTYITLLALSNECICFNAEHKLYKTLFDNYNPYIRPVKNVSDPVTVQFEVSMSQLVKVDEVNQIMETNLWLKHAIGVFQVDDKAKAILKHTGEITWIPPAIFKSSCWIDVTYFPFDYQNCTMKFGSWTYDKAHIDLVMIGTEMNLKEFWESGEWVIISAPGYKHEIKYNCCTEIYQDITYYLYIKRLPLFYTIYIIIPCLLISCLTILVFYLPSDCGEKVTLCMSVLLSLTVFLLVITEIIPSTSLVIPLIGEYLLFTMIFVTLSIVITVFVLNVHYRTPKTHTMPQWVKKIFLEQLPKVMLMTRPSKEDLNASKSHFIGDSFNISSISSSEIRSCNDQFFCQDNSCPCGHMKRLYTSDIACNLTRGSSLESLDNVLSNSVLSAEIKEAIENVHFIAENMRIQNEAKEIQNDWKYVAMVIDRIFLWVFVLVCVLGTGGLFLQPLMFGD
- the LOC138777596 gene encoding neuronal acetylcholine receptor subunit alpha-3-like isoform X3, with protein sequence METNLWLKHIWNDYKLKWNPREYGGIEFIRVPSSQIWKPDIVLYNNAVGVFQVDDKAKAILKHTGEITWIPPAIFKSSCWIDVTYFPFDYQNCTMKFGSWTYDKAHIDLVMIGTEMNLKEFWESGEWVIISAPGYKHEIKYNCCTEIYQDITYYLYIKRLPLFYTIYIIIPCLLISCLTILVFYLPSDCGEKVTLCMSVLLSLTVFLLVITEIIPSTSLVIPLIGEYLLFTMIFVTLSIVITVFVLNVHYRTPKTHTMPQWVKKIFLEQLPKVMLMTRPSKEDLNASKSHFIGDSFNISSISSSEIRSCNDQFFCQDNSCPCGHMKRLYTSDIACNLTRGSSLESLDNVLSNSVLSAEIKEAIENVHFIAENMRIQNEAKEIQNDWKYVAMVIDRIFLWVFVLVCVLGTGGLFLQPLMFGD